A single window of Anaerocolumna chitinilytica DNA harbors:
- a CDS encoding zinc-binding dehydrogenase, which produces MRTKAVRMYGEDDLRLEEFELPEIKEDEILVKILSDSICMSTYKLVKQGKKHKRAPQNIDTNPVIIGHECAGVIVEVGKKWEGKYKVGGKFALQPALNYMGKLDSPGYSYEFCGGACTYCIMPHEVMELGCLLPYNGDSYFEASLGEPMSCIIGGYHANYHTNKQNYHHDMGTKTDGNILILGGCGPMGLGAVSYGLYTENKPKRIVVTDISEDRIREAEERITREEAKQKGIELLYINTSKLEDPIKELMAITENHGYDDVFVYVPNKAVVEMGDALLAFDGCMNFFAGPSDSGFTSGINLYNVHYTSAHILGTTGGNNDDLLEALDLSAKGEIRPAVMVTHIGGIDSIAEATINLPSIPGGKKLTYTQFNMPLTAISDFEKLGEQDELFSKLSDSVKKHNGLWNNEAEKILFAHHGIE; this is translated from the coding sequence ATGAGAACAAAAGCGGTGAGAATGTATGGAGAAGATGACCTGCGTCTGGAAGAGTTTGAGCTTCCGGAAATAAAGGAAGATGAAATATTGGTAAAAATTCTAAGTGACAGTATCTGCATGTCTACTTATAAGTTGGTTAAACAGGGTAAGAAACATAAGAGAGCTCCTCAGAATATAGACACCAATCCGGTAATTATCGGCCATGAATGTGCAGGTGTTATTGTTGAGGTGGGGAAGAAATGGGAAGGAAAGTACAAAGTTGGGGGTAAATTTGCTTTACAGCCGGCACTAAACTATATGGGAAAGCTGGATTCCCCCGGTTATTCCTATGAATTCTGCGGCGGTGCCTGCACTTATTGCATTATGCCTCATGAGGTAATGGAACTGGGTTGTCTGCTTCCCTATAACGGTGACAGCTATTTTGAAGCCTCTCTGGGAGAGCCTATGAGCTGTATTATCGGAGGATATCATGCCAATTATCACACCAATAAGCAGAATTATCATCATGACATGGGAACTAAGACCGATGGCAATATCTTAATACTTGGTGGTTGCGGACCTATGGGACTTGGAGCGGTTAGCTACGGTCTCTATACCGAGAATAAGCCGAAGCGTATTGTGGTTACAGATATCAGTGAGGACAGAATAAGGGAAGCGGAAGAAAGAATTACAAGAGAAGAAGCAAAACAAAAAGGGATTGAGTTATTATATATTAATACCAGCAAATTAGAGGATCCGATAAAGGAATTAATGGCCATAACAGAGAACCATGGCTATGATGATGTATTCGTATATGTTCCCAACAAGGCAGTGGTAGAAATGGGAGATGCTCTTTTAGCCTTTGACGGCTGCATGAATTTCTTTGCAGGCCCTTCTGATAGTGGTTTTACTTCCGGAATCAATCTGTACAATGTTCATTATACCAGTGCACATATACTGGGAACAACCGGCGGAAATAATGATGATTTACTGGAAGCACTTGATTTATCGGCAAAAGGTGAGATAAGGCCGGCAGTTATGGTAACGCATATCGGAGGAATTGATTCCATAGCGGAAGCTACCATTAATCTTCCTTCCATACCGGGCGGAAAGAAGTTAACTTATACACAGTTTAATATGCCTTTAACTGCCATTTCTGATTTTGAAAAGCTTGGAGAGCAGGATGAGCTTTTTAGCAAGTTATCAGATTCTGTGAAGAAGCATAATGGTTTATGGAACAATGAAGCAGAGAAAATACTTTTTGCCCATCACGGTATTGAATAA
- a CDS encoding HPr family phosphocarrier protein: protein MVSQIFTITNKNGLHARPASELAKIASTCSSDITLRVGEKRINPKSILNIMAAAIRCGTEIEIECNGETEAEDLKKICTALEQGLGE, encoded by the coding sequence TTGGTCAGTCAGATATTTACTATAACAAATAAAAACGGCTTACATGCCAGACCAGCCAGTGAGCTGGCTAAGATAGCAAGTACCTGCAGTTCGGATATTACTTTGAGGGTTGGAGAGAAAAGAATAAACCCGAAAAGTATCTTAAATATTATGGCAGCGGCCATACGTTGCGGAACTGAGATTGAAATTGAATGCAACGGAGAAACGGAAGCAGAGGATTTAAAGAAGATTTGCACCGCCCTTGAGCAGGGCTTAGGCGAATAG
- the ptsP gene encoding phosphoenolpyruvate--protein phosphotransferase, with protein sequence MNVLKVNIAASAGIAMGRAGLYKPAVRKIAENTVGTNEIPQEIEYFKASVSAAEHQLQELSEANPIFGAHLEMVKDITLHEAVIFKISKSGMNAQKAVYEACEELITIFDSMDDEYMKERAADIKDIRERLLNNLGGEQYTAMEFVEDTILIAGDLTPSDTAALDLNKIKGIITRDGGATSHVVILAKSLSLPAMVGVKEIMEEVQEEDYLILDGYNGEILINPDDETLEKYRQLLKEHLEEDTIRRQEEGLPSITVDGKEIHLFANVGSTEDVKKAMSFQIDGIGLYRSEFLYLSSTHLPTEEEQFMAYKEAAVLCGKEITIRTLDIGGDKTLPYLPMEKEENPFLGWRAIRISLEEKDLFKTQLRAILRASAYGKIRIMLPMIISLEELLKAKEILRECMGELTEEGIAYDTAIRTGVMIETPASVLCAEELAAEADFFSIGTNDLTQYLLAVDRGNAKIAKLYNSFHPAVLRSIRMVAQAAHRHGIEAGMCGEFAGNEKATKLLIGLGLDELSMTPAKLAEIKYNLRRISYKEAIGLADEVCKLGTIEEVMNILI encoded by the coding sequence ATGAACGTACTGAAAGTTAATATAGCAGCTTCTGCCGGTATAGCTATGGGAAGAGCAGGCTTGTATAAGCCTGCGGTTAGAAAAATAGCTGAAAATACCGTAGGTACAAATGAGATTCCTCAGGAAATAGAATATTTTAAAGCATCCGTTTCAGCTGCAGAGCATCAATTGCAGGAGTTATCAGAAGCAAATCCTATCTTTGGAGCACATTTGGAGATGGTGAAGGATATTACTCTTCATGAAGCTGTTATATTCAAAATAAGCAAGTCTGGCATGAATGCCCAGAAGGCGGTATATGAGGCCTGCGAAGAGCTGATTACTATCTTTGATTCAATGGATGATGAGTACATGAAAGAGAGAGCTGCCGATATCAAGGATATCAGGGAAAGGCTTCTAAATAACCTTGGCGGAGAGCAGTACACTGCTATGGAGTTTGTTGAAGACACCATATTAATAGCAGGAGACCTAACCCCTTCTGATACAGCGGCGCTGGATTTGAATAAGATTAAAGGAATTATCACCAGGGATGGTGGAGCAACAAGCCATGTAGTTATTCTGGCTAAGAGTCTCTCTCTGCCTGCCATGGTTGGGGTAAAAGAAATCATGGAGGAAGTACAGGAAGAAGATTATTTGATACTGGATGGTTATAATGGTGAGATACTTATAAATCCTGATGATGAAACATTGGAGAAGTACAGGCAGCTTCTGAAAGAACACCTGGAGGAAGATACTATTAGAAGACAGGAGGAGGGGCTTCCCTCTATCACTGTTGATGGAAAAGAAATCCATCTGTTTGCCAATGTAGGAAGTACGGAAGATGTTAAAAAAGCGATGTCTTTTCAGATTGATGGTATCGGCTTGTACCGCAGTGAATTCCTTTATTTGAGCAGCACCCATCTGCCTACGGAAGAAGAACAGTTTATGGCTTACAAAGAAGCGGCAGTACTCTGCGGTAAGGAAATAACCATTCGTACCCTGGATATCGGAGGGGATAAAACCCTGCCTTACTTACCAATGGAGAAGGAAGAAAATCCCTTTCTTGGCTGGCGGGCGATCCGTATTTCTCTTGAAGAGAAGGATTTATTCAAAACCCAATTAAGGGCAATACTAAGAGCAAGTGCTTATGGTAAAATAAGAATAATGTTACCCATGATTATTTCTCTGGAGGAGCTCTTAAAGGCAAAAGAGATTCTTAGGGAATGTATGGGTGAATTAACAGAAGAGGGTATTGCTTACGATACTGCTATACGGACTGGTGTTATGATTGAAACACCTGCCAGTGTTCTCTGTGCGGAAGAACTGGCGGCAGAGGCAGATTTCTTCAGCATCGGCACCAATGATCTTACACAGTACCTTCTGGCAGTAGATCGGGGAAATGCCAAGATAGCAAAGCTTTATAATTCCTTTCATCCTGCGGTTCTAAGAAGTATTCGTATGGTTGCTCAGGCTGCCCATAGGCATGGGATAGAGGCAGGAATGTGCGGCGAATTTGCAGGCAATGAGAAAGCTACAAAACTTCTGATAGGTCTTGGGTTGGATGAACTTAGTATGACACCTGCTAAGCTTGCAGAGATTAAATATAATCTTCGAAGAATTTCCTATAAAGAAGCTATAGGTCTGGCGGATGAAGTATGTAAGCTAGGAACGATAGAAGAGGTAATGAATATACTGATTTAA
- a CDS encoding lactonase family protein, with the protein MSKKQKELLVSGYGPVNGEPSVKLCKVSEDYKVESTIWREHIKEPSYLCTWKDMCFGIREEKESGSILCFQRIGETYVLRHELELQGGDLCHILYEPAESVLYCSFYGTGHVAAVKVEDYHFATVLNFFRLPANQESGIARAHCCEKEPEGSYVLFAGIAQDKVFVFQTEKGRILSEIPSAEICLDTGAGPRHLKFHPILNYLYVITEYSNEIYVYLFEKEEGKPHFTRIQVISTLPDMFKGVSYGSSLVISGDGRFLYAANRGADSIAVYDINPDGLLAKKQDISCKGEHPRHIALAKDDECLMIANQKSNQVVLYTVDEMTGKLKDVIQRLDFYNPSYVEEL; encoded by the coding sequence ATGAGCAAAAAGCAGAAAGAACTATTGGTGTCGGGTTACGGACCGGTAAATGGAGAACCATCCGTTAAGCTCTGTAAGGTGTCGGAGGATTATAAGGTGGAAAGTACCATCTGGAGAGAGCATATAAAAGAGCCCTCTTATCTTTGTACCTGGAAGGATATGTGCTTTGGCATCCGGGAAGAGAAGGAAAGCGGAAGTATTCTCTGTTTCCAGAGAATTGGTGAGACTTATGTACTTCGTCATGAACTGGAATTACAGGGCGGAGATCTCTGCCATATACTCTATGAGCCAGCTGAGAGCGTCTTATATTGCTCTTTTTACGGAACCGGACATGTAGCGGCAGTTAAGGTGGAAGATTATCATTTCGCGACGGTGCTGAATTTCTTTAGGCTGCCTGCTAATCAGGAGAGTGGTATAGCAAGAGCCCATTGCTGTGAAAAGGAACCTGAGGGTTCTTATGTGCTATTCGCTGGAATAGCACAGGATAAAGTATTTGTGTTCCAGACAGAGAAGGGAAGAATTCTATCGGAGATACCTTCTGCTGAAATCTGTTTGGATACGGGAGCAGGTCCCAGACATCTTAAATTTCATCCAATACTTAATTATCTCTATGTCATAACGGAATATTCCAATGAAATATATGTCTACCTTTTTGAAAAGGAGGAGGGAAAGCCTCATTTTACCCGCATACAGGTAATAAGCACCCTTCCGGATATGTTTAAAGGGGTAAGCTATGGCTCCAGTCTGGTTATTTCAGGGGATGGGAGATTTTTGTACGCAGCAAACAGAGGAGCGGATTCCATCGCAGTTTATGATATTAATCCGGACGGGTTACTTGCTAAGAAGCAGGATATCAGCTGCAAGGGAGAACATCCGAGACATATTGCCCTTGCAAAGGATGATGAATGTTTGATGATAGCGAATCAGAAGTCCAATCAGGTAGTATTGTACACCGTGGATGAGATGACTGGCAAGTTGAAAGATGTTATACAAAGACTGGACTTTTATAATCCCTCCTATGTAGAAGAATTATAA
- a CDS encoding nitroreductase family protein, with protein MDEQFTKLVTEARSFRRFEEEKEITAELLRELANLGRLSPSAANLQPLKYILVSQEAVREEVFSCLGWAGYLKDWNGPVKGERPAGYIIMLRDSEIAAKAEVDEGIAAQSIFLGAAALGIKGCFLGNIKKSELVEKLSIPEKYEILLVIALGYPKEEVVLEELKEGNVKYWRDEETIHHVPKRSLAEVIIESY; from the coding sequence ATGGACGAGCAATTTACAAAACTGGTTACAGAAGCAAGATCTTTCAGACGTTTTGAGGAGGAAAAGGAGATTACCGCCGAACTGCTAAGGGAATTAGCGAACCTGGGCAGACTGTCTCCAAGTGCGGCAAATTTACAACCCCTTAAATATATACTGGTAAGCCAGGAAGCAGTTAGGGAAGAAGTATTCTCTTGTCTTGGCTGGGCAGGTTATTTAAAAGATTGGAACGGACCGGTAAAGGGGGAGAGACCGGCGGGTTATATCATTATGCTAAGGGACAGTGAAATTGCAGCGAAAGCAGAAGTGGATGAAGGAATTGCAGCCCAAAGTATTTTTCTTGGAGCAGCAGCTTTAGGGATAAAGGGATGCTTTCTCGGAAATATTAAGAAGTCAGAATTGGTAGAGAAACTCTCCATTCCTGAAAAATATGAGATTCTATTAGTAATTGCCCTTGGCTATCCAAAAGAAGAAGTGGTGTTAGAAGAATTGAAGGAGGGGAATGTAAAGTACTGGAGAGATGAAGAAACCATCCATCATGTACCGAAACGCTCCCTGGCAGAGGTGATTATAGAGTCCTATTGA
- a CDS encoding methyl-accepting chemotaxis protein, with product MHKRKKESVFSLKKINRINLGITVALVFILVGQVIAYRGLNGQEQFLGVGAVIIALSTLNYFIPINDYVKGFNFAAIPGFVMFFLFFIDKYALNKHYIIMITIMMAALYFKKEVLTAFWIFIDIGMILSYYFKASVVMGEKAGSGEFIIVMTSLNAILLLLFLLTKWGGDLIKDSVKKEEDATALVGQLKTTFTSLEGGIATLDQNLTNFSRNTGSIHESSNAIVGTVKQISESIQEEAVSVSKIKTTMDESLKEIDNALLVSQDIVSGTREMTNKVDDNYNRLSKAAAYAITVNEAMGSTTETVSDLRNNLEVVNSLLEGIKQIAGQTNLLALNAAIESARAGEQGKGFAVVADEIRKLAEQSAQIAGNISEVTKSLSMKAKMADEKSLEGEEAVRKIQSALKKVSDSFKEFMDSYGHSNQMLEKNMELINQATGNFLSIQKEINGVTGIAEDNSASAEEILATLENENSLISEISSSVNDLSKLSTTLKELINNR from the coding sequence ATGCACAAAAGAAAAAAAGAATCCGTTTTTAGCTTAAAAAAAATCAACAGGATCAATCTGGGTATAACAGTAGCTCTGGTTTTTATTCTGGTGGGACAGGTAATCGCATATCGTGGGTTAAACGGGCAAGAACAATTTTTAGGTGTCGGAGCAGTAATCATTGCATTGTCAACCCTTAATTATTTTATACCGATTAATGATTACGTGAAAGGTTTTAATTTTGCGGCTATACCTGGTTTTGTTATGTTTTTCTTATTTTTTATCGATAAGTATGCCTTAAATAAGCATTACATCATAATGATAACAATTATGATGGCTGCACTCTATTTTAAAAAAGAAGTTTTAACTGCTTTCTGGATATTCATTGATATCGGTATGATATTATCCTATTATTTTAAAGCTTCTGTGGTTATGGGAGAGAAAGCAGGGTCAGGTGAATTTATTATTGTTATGACTTCTTTGAATGCGATATTACTTTTGTTATTTCTATTGACGAAATGGGGCGGAGACCTGATCAAAGACTCCGTAAAGAAAGAGGAAGATGCTACGGCTTTAGTCGGTCAGCTTAAGACAACCTTTACCTCTCTGGAAGGCGGTATTGCAACTCTGGACCAGAATCTGACCAACTTTTCCCGAAATACCGGGAGCATTCATGAATCCAGTAATGCAATTGTTGGAACGGTGAAGCAGATATCGGAATCGATCCAGGAAGAAGCAGTTAGCGTCAGTAAGATAAAAACTACAATGGATGAATCTTTGAAGGAAATAGATAATGCGCTTTTAGTGTCACAGGATATTGTTTCCGGTACACGGGAAATGACCAATAAGGTGGATGATAATTATAATCGTCTCAGCAAGGCTGCAGCTTATGCAATTACCGTAAATGAAGCAATGGGGAGCACAACGGAAACGGTTTCTGATTTAAGAAATAACCTGGAAGTTGTAAACTCTTTGTTAGAAGGTATCAAGCAGATTGCAGGACAAACGAATCTGCTGGCTTTAAATGCAGCCATTGAGTCTGCACGCGCCGGAGAACAGGGGAAAGGTTTTGCTGTTGTAGCGGATGAGATTCGAAAGCTCGCAGAGCAAAGCGCTCAAATCGCAGGAAATATCTCAGAAGTTACGAAATCCTTGTCTATGAAAGCGAAGATGGCAGATGAGAAGTCCTTGGAGGGAGAAGAAGCCGTTAGAAAGATTCAGTCTGCCTTAAAGAAGGTAAGTGACAGTTTTAAAGAATTTATGGACTCCTATGGCCACTCCAATCAAATGTTAGAGAAGAATATGGAGCTGATAAACCAGGCTACCGGTAATTTCCTTAGTATCCAGAAGGAAATTAATGGGGTTACCGGAATTGCAGAGGACAATTCTGCTTCAGCGGAGGAAATCCTGGCAACCCTTGAAAATGAAAATAGCCTGATATCTGAGATTAGTTCATCTGTGAATGATTTAAGCAAGCTTAGTACTACTTTAAAGGAACTTATTAATAATAGATAA
- a CDS encoding histidine phosphatase family protein — MGTEILLIRHGVTEWNKLGKFQGKADIPLSDEGRSQAMALKEFLHGEFQAVYASPLVRAMETAGILSQDTKQQVIPCEGMKEIDFGAWEGLTLDEIKNTYPKEFAAWRSDEKEGPFIGGDISIRNASMRAAEAIRRVAENHPDEKVLIIAHGGIIKAGLIGLFQWKMTMYHHFYLGNTAISKVSFRNSNYPILESFNDTHHLK, encoded by the coding sequence ATGGGTACAGAAATATTACTGATACGACACGGTGTAACTGAATGGAATAAACTAGGCAAATTCCAGGGTAAGGCAGATATCCCCCTGTCCGATGAAGGAAGAAGTCAGGCAATGGCCCTGAAGGAATTTCTTCATGGAGAATTTCAGGCAGTTTATGCAAGTCCTCTGGTTAGAGCTATGGAAACAGCAGGAATTCTAAGTCAGGACACCAAGCAACAGGTAATTCCCTGTGAGGGAATGAAGGAAATTGACTTTGGTGCCTGGGAAGGGCTCACCCTTGATGAGATTAAAAATACTTACCCCAAGGAATTTGCAGCATGGAGAAGTGATGAAAAGGAGGGACCTTTTATCGGCGGAGATATATCCATACGTAATGCCAGTATGAGAGCCGCAGAAGCCATTCGTAGAGTTGCAGAAAATCATCCCGATGAAAAGGTACTCATTATTGCCCATGGCGGAATAATAAAGGCTGGCTTAATTGGTCTTTTCCAATGGAAAATGACGATGTACCATCATTTTTATCTTGGTAACACCGCCATCTCAAAAGTAAGTTTTAGAAATTCTAACTATCCGATTCTGGAATCATTCAACGATACACATCATTTGAAATAG
- the ptsP gene encoding phosphoenolpyruvate--protein phosphotransferase: MLVIKGKSVFGGIAIGKISYLKKTKETVKRTRVTDTGKELERFETARQIAIEQLEDLYQKAVIKVGEANAMVMQVHQMMLDDLDYVESVNNIITAQSVNAEYAVGVTGDNFAQMFSSMEDEYMRERSADVLDISDRLIKILNNTEHREQFLEESVIIAADDLAPSETIQLEKDKVLSFLTKYGSVNSHTAILARTMNIPAVIGLQEDLNENFDGKLAIVDGFTGTVYIEPDERTMKDMLDKKRQDDEKKELLLTLKGKENVTLDGKTIHIYANIGNSSDIGAVLKNDAGGIGLFRSEFLYLEKSDYPTEEEQFSIYKYVAESLAGKKVIIRTLDIGADKQAAYFNLPKEENPALGYRAIRICLTRKDIFKTQLRALYRASAFGNISIMFPMITSLGEVIEIKEVVAEVKEELKKEGIPYNENLELGIMLETPAAVLISDILAKEVDFFSVGTNDLTQYTTAIDRQNPKLDKFYDPHHLSILRMLKFAADNAHKYGKWIGICGELAGDLTLTEAFLNMGIDELSVSPALILPLRKKVRESRIKAADTDWNLPV, translated from the coding sequence ATGCTAGTAATAAAAGGAAAAAGTGTATTCGGTGGAATTGCAATAGGAAAGATCAGCTATCTGAAAAAAACAAAAGAAACCGTGAAACGTACCAGGGTAACCGACACAGGAAAAGAACTGGAGCGCTTTGAGACAGCCAGGCAGATTGCTATCGAACAGCTTGAGGATCTCTATCAAAAGGCTGTTATTAAGGTTGGTGAAGCAAATGCCATGGTAATGCAGGTACATCAGATGATGTTAGATGATCTTGATTATGTGGAGTCTGTTAATAACATCATTACTGCTCAGAGTGTGAATGCAGAATATGCAGTAGGCGTTACCGGGGATAATTTTGCTCAGATGTTCTCCTCCATGGAAGACGAATACATGAGAGAACGCTCTGCCGATGTTTTGGATATCTCCGACCGTCTTATTAAAATCTTAAATAACACCGAGCACAGGGAGCAATTCCTGGAAGAATCCGTAATTATTGCGGCAGATGATTTGGCTCCCAGTGAAACCATCCAGCTTGAAAAGGATAAAGTTCTCTCATTTCTTACAAAGTATGGTTCTGTGAACTCTCATACAGCCATACTTGCCCGTACAATGAATATTCCGGCTGTAATCGGTCTGCAGGAGGATCTAAACGAAAACTTTGATGGGAAGCTTGCCATTGTAGATGGTTTTACCGGTACTGTTTATATTGAACCGGATGAAAGAACTATGAAAGACATGCTGGATAAGAAACGACAGGACGATGAGAAAAAAGAGCTTTTATTAACCTTAAAGGGAAAAGAAAATGTCACTCTGGATGGAAAGACCATTCATATCTACGCAAATATCGGTAATTCCTCCGATATCGGTGCTGTGCTTAAGAATGATGCGGGTGGAATCGGTCTATTCCGCAGCGAGTTTCTTTATCTGGAGAAATCAGACTATCCTACGGAAGAGGAGCAATTTAGCATTTACAAATATGTAGCCGAAAGTCTTGCCGGAAAGAAAGTAATCATTCGTACCCTCGATATTGGTGCGGATAAACAGGCTGCCTACTTTAACCTGCCAAAAGAAGAAAATCCGGCCTTAGGTTACCGTGCAATCAGAATCTGTCTAACCAGAAAGGATATCTTTAAGACTCAGTTAAGAGCCCTTTACAGAGCTTCCGCTTTTGGGAATATCTCTATTATGTTTCCCATGATTACTTCTCTTGGAGAGGTTATAGAAATCAAGGAAGTGGTCGCCGAAGTCAAAGAGGAACTCAAAAAGGAAGGTATTCCTTATAATGAGAATCTGGAGCTGGGTATTATGCTGGAGACTCCTGCTGCCGTACTAATCAGTGATATATTGGCAAAGGAAGTTGACTTCTTTAGCGTAGGTACCAATGACCTGACTCAGTACACCACGGCCATTGACAGGCAGAATCCTAAGCTTGATAAATTTTATGACCCTCACCATCTTTCCATCCTAAGAATGTTAAAGTTTGCTGCAGACAATGCACATAAGTACGGCAAGTGGATTGGCATCTGCGGAGAGCTAGCAGGGGATTTGACTCTGACGGAAGCCTTCTTAAATATGGGAATCGACGAACTATCGGTTTCACCGGCTCTCATACTTCCCCTTCGTAAAAAGGTTCGGGAAAGCAGGATTAAGGCTGCAGATACCGACTGGAATTTGCCCGTATAA